Proteins from a single region of Corylus avellana chromosome ca11, CavTom2PMs-1.0:
- the LOC132166035 gene encoding uncharacterized protein At1g10890-like — MPRSLSRSPSYRRRYSPASPVPHHRHNRRSRRDRSRSRSPYSNSHSRRRSHSSSSRRHRSRSPSYRHRHQSPAPRRHRRQRSRSTSLSPLPKSRSPSIASAERKSATEKLKREEEEKKRRQQEEELKLLEEATGRRLEEAIRKNVDERLNSEEVRLEIERRIEEGRKKLFDDVATQLDKEKEAALVEARQKEEQARKEREELDKMLEENRRRVEEAQRREALELQRKEEERYRELELIQRQKEETAWRKKLEEEEANQMKLLGKSKPKPKLSGIGLQ, encoded by the exons ATGCCTCGAAGTCTGTCGCGCTCGCCGTCTTACCGAAGGAGATACTCACCGGCGTCCCCGGTGCCTCACCACCGCCACAACCGAAGGAGCCGAAGGGATCGAAGCCGAAGTCGCTCTCCCTATTCCAATTCCCACTCCAG GCGAAGAAGTCATTCTAGTTCCTCACGTCGCCATAGAAGCCGCTCACCATCCTACAGGCACCGGCATCAGTCTCCAGCACCTAGGCGACACAGAAGACAAAGAAGTAGGAGTACTTCTTTGTCTCCTTTACCCAAGTCTCGGAGTCCAAGTATTGCTTCTGCTGAACGCAAAAGTGCCACTGAGAAACTGAAaagagaggaggaagaaaagaagag GCGTCAACAAGAGGAAGAACTAAAACTATTAGAAGAAGCGACTGGAAGAAGGCTGGAGGAAGCTATTCGGAAAAATGTTGACGAGAGGTTGAATTCTGAGGAAGTCAGGTTAGAAATAGAGAGGCGAATAGAGGAAGGTCGAAAGAAATTGTTTGATGATGTTGCAACTCAACTTGACAAAGAAAAGGAAGCTGCTCTGGTTGAAGCAAGACAGAAAGAA GAACAGGcccgaaaagagagagaagagctGGATAAGATGCTAGAAGAGAATAGGAGGAGAGTGGAAGAGgctcaaagaagggaggctttAGAGCTGCAGCGGAAAGAGGAGGAACGGTACCGTGAGTTGGAGCTCATTCAAAGACAAAAAGAGGAGACTGCTTGGAGAAAAAAGCTAGAAGAGGAAGAAGCAAACCAAATGAAATTGTTGGGTAAGAGTAAACCCAAGCCGAAGCTTTCTGGTATTggtttacaatga